The DNA segment TTATTCTAAAACTGGTGTAAAGTACGATGAGAAGCAAATTCATTATTTCGTTTTTAATGATTCGGTAAAATCCTACAGCGCACATTTTATTTTAGATGACGAAAAGCGTTTTGTAAATTTTATTAATTCTGCCAAGAAAGAAGGCTTAGAAATTACTCAAAAAACAAAATATTCCTACGTTAGTATCAATAAGAATACCTTCATCGCCTGGAATGGTAAGCATGCCGTTCTTAAAACAATTAACTATACAAAACCTTATTCCCATGAAGATGACGCATCAGAAGTGGATAGCGCCGTTGCGGTAGAAGAAATGGCGGTAGATAGTGTTGCAGTTGCACCATATAATGAAAGTGGAGACGAGGAAGTTGAAACCGAAGAGCAGCCTTTTGATTATAAAGAAGAAATCCAGTATTTGGAAGAAGAATTGGACTATTATAAAAATACCATAAAAGAATCGCAAGCTGAAGTTGAAAAAATTAAAAAGAACATTCAGTATCTAAAGAAACATCATCAATATCCTGTAGTGAAGCCAGAATTAGAGGAAAAAATTATTGAGGAGAGCGAAGCGAATCTTACCCCTTCCGATGAAGATTCTTATGATGCAGAAGATGACGAAGGTTCTGATAATTCTATTTTCGATGAAGAATATCAAAATAGAATAGACTCCAGTAAGTTAGAAGAGTATAAAATCGCGAGAGAGCTTTTGGAGCAGTCTTTTGACGAGATTTTCAATTCTAATTTCATGATTGAAGTTCCTGACGACATAATAAAATTTAAAGATGCAAAGTCAGATGTGTTTGCTTATACCAATTTTGGAGGAATATTTAAAAATATGGGGTCATTTGGACCAATGGGTAGTTTTGGAATCATGCAAAAATATATAGGGAAAATGTATGATGCGGATTCCTCCTATAATTTATATTTTGAAAATGACAAAGTAAAATTGGTTACCAACTACCAACATAAAGATCCTGTAATGCAGAAAAGTATTTCGGATATCTATAAAGGAAAAACGAGCAGGAAATTATCCAAATTACTTTCTGACAAAAGCATTGGTTATTTTGCGATGAATATCAATGGATATAAAACCTTTGATGCTACTTATGATTTAATTGAAAATATGGCAGAGAGCCAAGAGTACCAAAAAGAAATCTCTGTAATGGTTGAAACCATGAAAATTGTACTGGATGAAAAGGCAATTTCTAAAATTATGCCTGGAAATGCCATCTTTATTCTTAATGATTTAACCAGTAAAAAAGTAGAATATAGCGACTATGAATACGATGACGATTATAATGAAAAAGAAGTAAAGAAAACCAAAGAGGTTGCAATACCCAATTTCACCTTTGCATTCATAACCGAGAATGAGAACTATTGGAATCGGGCTTTTGATATGATCTCATCAAACAAAAAGACAGCGGAACATTTTGTTAAAAGAGGAGACTATTATGAATTTACAGCTAAGGATAATAGCGAAATTGATCGACTGTTGTTTACAGTAAAAGACGGAATTGTATACATCACAACTTCTTTAGAAAATATTGTAGAAAAATCCCAATCTACCGACACAAAAAAATTAGCGAGAGAAGTTTCCCGACATTCCCTATCAGGTTGGTTGGATGCGCCGAAATTAGTTAAAGGTTTGGAGAAGGAATTTAATGATAGAAAAGATAAAGAAATGTTCCACCTTGTCCGAAAAAATATCGGAAAAGTAACCTACAAGATAGATGTAGATTCAGAAAGCATAAGATCAGAAATGAATTATAATATTAATAATTCTTCCGAAAACAGTTTAATGTATTTCTTCGATTTATTTGATGAGGCTTATAAAATAATGGGCTCCAAAGAGGCGACAAAAACACTATAAATGAAAAAAAAGCTCTTCGCAGTCTTTTTATTGCTGTGTGCATTTGGGATTTACTTTGTTTTTTTTCATAAGGACAAAACCTTAAAATTTGTTCCAGAAAGTGCAGATTTGCTCATTTTGATCGATGTAAAGAAGGTAGTGCGCCAGACTGCATGGAGTTTTGTAAGTCATCCTTCGCAATGGGGAAAGTCGTCAAAAAGTGAAAGCCTACTTAGTTCTTTAAGTAATTCAGGTCTTAAAATTCCTGATTATTTACAGGTTTTTCATTTGAAAAGTAACCAGATTGCCATTTGGCATACGGTGCTTGAAATTGAAAAGCCAAAAGAATTTTTGATCTTTTTGAAAAAGCATCAATTCCGTAAAATAGAGCAGAATATCTTTCAACGAGATCATTATGTTTTGAAGGTTGTCGGAAAAAAATGTCTTCTTGGAAATTCCAGAGCGGGATTTCCATTTTTAGAAAATACTCTTTTAAAAGACAATCACAATCTACTGAATGCAAACGACTGGATTAATGATTCACCAGCAAGTCTTTCTTATCTGACTGCTGAGAAATCGCAGAATTTTTCAATTGATTTTACTGATGATGAAATTGAAATTAAGAATGGTTTGGATGACGACTCATTAACGGATCTGCTTCACTTATTAGAAAAACAAACCAACTTTTTAGAAGCAGAATTAGACTCCAAAAACATCAAAGCTTTTGCTAATTATTTTGATAAGGATTTCGGGGATTCCACGGGAATTGTGAAGTTCAAGACCTCCGCAGAATTACAGCAGGTAAAAGACACAATTATTACCTATACCTATGATGACGACTTTAATGAAATTGAAGAAAAGAGTTTTCAAAAGGTCGTACAGCCAAATTATGTGATGTCTTTTCAGAGTTCTCAGTCTGCAAAAACGTGGGAATATTTTAAGAATAAAAAATGGATCAATTCGGAAGAACAGTTTACCATAATCCCGTTTCAACCGAATTTAATTTCGCGTGATCGCAATAATATTTTTGTAAAATCTACTCGCAAACCTATAACTTTAGGTGAATGGCAAAACAAAAATTACCTGTTTATTAGAAACAGCCCATTACTTACTTCTTTTTATAGCAGGCTAAGCGCTAGCGAAAAAAAAATTATTTCTGAGCTCGACTATATTTTCTATGCGAACCGTGAGAATGATTATTACATTAAGATAAAAATGAAACCTGGCGATTTGCCATTCATTCTTAGACTGTAAATTTATTTTTTGATATAATTTCCTTCTTGTTATTTGTCATTAGCAACATCCTTATTTACTTAAGTAGTTTACTTCCTAAATTATGCATTAAAACTTAAAAGTAAGGAAGAACCTTTTTTTATAAAGTGATTAATTGAGTAACACCCAATGATAATGTAATTTATGATGATAAACCAAATTAAATTAGCCCTGCAAGAACTGTCACTACCGGAGAAAGCTTCGTTTTATCCTACCTTTTTTAAATCACGCAAAGGAGAATATGCCGAAGGAGATCAATTCATAGGAGTTACCGTTCCCGACCAAAGGAAAGTTGCTCAAGAATTTTGGGATAAGATTTCTTTAGATGATTTAGCCGTGTTGTTATCTTCGCCAATACACGAACATCGACTATGTGCATTATTAATGTTGATTTTAAAGTTTGAAAAATCAAACGACTCCGATCAAAGAAAACAAATTGTTGAATTGTATTTAAAGAACAAGAAATATGTCAATAACTGGGATTTAGTAGACACCTCCTGTTATAAAATTTTAGGACGCTACTGTTTTGAAAATAATGACGATTCAATTTTAAAAGATTTAGCTGAGGAAGAAAATTTATGGAGTAAGAGAATTGCCGTTGTTTCTACAATGTTTCACGTAAAAAAAGGTTCTTTTGATTTAATCAAAAAGTTGGCAGTCAGAAATCTGAATCATGAGCATGATCTGATGCATAAAGCAAATGGCTGGCTTTTACGAGAAATGGGAAAGAAAAATGAAAAGGAACTTCTTGATTTTCTTAATCTTTATTATCAACATATGCCACGGACTACGCTTCGTTATGCCATAGAAAAATTGGATGAACGTGCTCGTCAGGATTATTTAAAAGGAAGTGTTTAAAGGATGTGTTTTTACAGCAGAGATTATTTTTTGGGCGTCTATTTTTGAACGATCACTTTCATTTTCCCTTTCCATCTATTGAACCGTTGTAAATATTACTGGGTCTGGAAAATCATGTTGCATCGCACTTAACTTAATTTATTATTATCAGTTTATTTTCATTATATTATCGCAAATAGAAATATGCAATTAAAAAACTTTACTCACTGGACCGTGGTCCTTCCTCTTTTATCAGCTGCTTTTTATTTATTTGGATTTTTAAATAATACGCTCTTCACTAATATTGTTGGAGCAATATTTTTATTCTCCAGTGTTATGGCCGCCGTGCATCACGCGGAAGTAGTTGCTCATAAAGTGGGAGAGCCCTATGGAACGGTGATTCTGGCAATATGTATAACGATTCTAGAAGTAGGATTAATTATCTCATTCATGCTTTCGGGTAGCGAAGGCGCACTCACGTACGCCAGAGACACCGTTTTTGCGGCGGTAATGTTGATTCTGAACGGAATTTTGGGAGTTTGTATCTGGATTGGAAGCAGAAAGTATAAAGAACAGTTTTTTATCACCAATTCGGCTACAACTTATTTGGTGAGTTTAGTGGCGATTTTGGTCCTCACCCTTATTCTTCCCAATTATACGTCAACGGAGCATGGCCCTTTTTATAGTGAAGCGCAGCTCGTTTTTGTTTCTTTGGCTTGCCTTACCATTTATGGAACTTTTCTGATGTTCCAAAACGTAAGACACCGAAATTATTTTGTGGTAGAAAAACAAGATCAATCGGCCCATGAAGCAGATCCACCATCAGTTCCTAAAACTTTACTCAGTTTACTTTTATTGATAATTTGCCTTGCAGTAGTTATTTTTATGGCAAAAGGGC comes from the Chryseobacterium sp. SNU WT5 genome and includes:
- a CDS encoding DNA alkylation repair protein yields the protein MMINQIKLALQELSLPEKASFYPTFFKSRKGEYAEGDQFIGVTVPDQRKVAQEFWDKISLDDLAVLLSSPIHEHRLCALLMLILKFEKSNDSDQRKQIVELYLKNKKYVNNWDLVDTSCYKILGRYCFENNDDSILKDLAEEENLWSKRIAVVSTMFHVKKGSFDLIKKLAVRNLNHEHDLMHKANGWLLREMGKKNEKELLDFLNLYYQHMPRTTLRYAIEKLDERARQDYLKGSV
- a CDS encoding calcium:proton antiporter, encoding MQLKNFTHWTVVLPLLSAAFYLFGFLNNTLFTNIVGAIFLFSSVMAAVHHAEVVAHKVGEPYGTVILAICITILEVGLIISFMLSGSEGALTYARDTVFAAVMLILNGILGVCIWIGSRKYKEQFFITNSATTYLVSLVAILVLTLILPNYTSTEHGPFYSEAQLVFVSLACLTIYGTFLMFQNVRHRNYFVVEKQDQSAHEADPPSVPKTLLSLLLLIICLAVVIFMAKGLSPVIEGFVESIGAPHELVGVIIASVVLLPEGLAAIRAARNNQIQSSINLGLGSALASVGLTIPTVSVVCIVYDIPFVLGLGMKSIILLALSVFIVMLSLSSGKTNHLYGTVLLVNLAAYIFTVIVP